In one Desulfomicrobium macestii genomic region, the following are encoded:
- the csy3 gene encoding type I-F CRISPR-associated protein Csy3 — translation MSTALKTASVLAFERKLDPSDALFFSGKWDARDTEQSWQPIAIREKSVRGTISNRLKAKDQDPAKLDAAIENPNLQTVDVATLSADNDTLRVGFTLRVLSGTGLPSACNEPEYRAKLISTVSAYVADNAFSELGRRYAFNLANGRFLWRNRIGAEQVAVRIQRLENGLPSATWNVNALALPLRSFDAFDPEKKSVEELGTLIAQGLRGETHVLLQVTAFVRVGNGQEVFPSQELILDRGRGDKSKTLYAVNDIAGIHSQKIGNAIRTIDTWYPEANELGPIAVEPYGSVTTQGKAFRQPKAKADFYTLLDNWILKDKVPAVEQQHFVMAVLIRGGVFGDKD, via the coding sequence ATGAGTACTGCTCTCAAAACCGCCTCTGTTCTGGCCTTTGAACGCAAGTTAGACCCGTCCGATGCTCTGTTTTTCTCCGGAAAGTGGGACGCCCGCGATACGGAACAATCCTGGCAGCCCATCGCAATTCGTGAGAAATCCGTGCGTGGCACTATTTCAAATCGTCTGAAAGCAAAGGATCAAGATCCGGCAAAGCTCGATGCCGCCATTGAAAATCCCAACCTGCAAACCGTGGATGTAGCCACGCTTTCGGCAGACAATGACACCTTGAGGGTTGGTTTCACCTTGCGCGTGCTGTCCGGAACAGGCCTACCGTCGGCATGCAACGAACCGGAGTATCGGGCCAAACTCATCTCCACTGTGAGTGCGTATGTCGCGGACAATGCGTTTTCGGAATTGGGCCGCCGGTACGCCTTTAATCTGGCCAATGGTCGATTTTTGTGGCGCAATCGGATTGGCGCCGAACAGGTGGCGGTGCGCATCCAACGTCTGGAAAATGGACTCCCCAGCGCAACATGGAATGTAAACGCGTTGGCGCTTCCCCTTCGCTCCTTCGATGCTTTCGATCCGGAAAAAAAATCCGTTGAAGAACTGGGGACGCTCATCGCCCAAGGGCTGCGTGGCGAGACCCACGTGTTGCTTCAAGTCACGGCTTTTGTGCGCGTGGGTAACGGACAGGAAGTTTTCCCATCGCAGGAACTTATTTTGGACAGGGGGCGCGGAGACAAAAGCAAGACATTGTATGCCGTGAATGATATCGCGGGCATCCATTCGCAGAAAATCGGCAATGCTATTCGCACCATTGACACATGGTATCCCGAAGCAAACGAGCTTGGCCCTATCGCTGTGGAACCGTATGGTTCTGTCACCACCCAGGGCAAAGCATTTCGTCAGCCCAAGGCAAAGGCGGACTTTTACACGCTGCTTGATAACTGGATTTTGAAGGATAAGGTTCCCGCCGTGGAACAGCAGCACTTTGTCATGGCTGTATTGATTCGGGGCGGCGTATTCGGCGACAAGGACTGA
- the cas6f gene encoding type I-F CRISPR-associated endoribonuclease Cas6/Csy4, whose amino-acid sequence MDHYIEFHLLPDPEFAPTQLMNVLFGKLHLALAELGSGDVGVSFPDGDNARTLGARLRLHGTAAALDRVMQINWNTGIRDHVAQTPIAPIPANVGHRSLHRVQAKSNPDRLRRRMMKRHGVDAEAAAQQIPDSATETLKLPYVQIKSLSSGKHFRLFFHFGPVEVMARSGVFNAYGLSREATVPWF is encoded by the coding sequence ATGGACCATTACATTGAATTTCATCTTTTACCGGACCCAGAATTCGCGCCAACCCAGCTCATGAATGTTCTGTTTGGAAAACTTCATCTGGCTTTGGCCGAATTGGGGAGCGGAGATGTTGGGGTAAGTTTTCCGGATGGAGACAACGCCCGCACGCTTGGAGCGCGTTTACGCCTTCACGGGACAGCCGCAGCTCTTGATCGCGTGATGCAGATCAACTGGAATACTGGAATACGCGACCATGTTGCCCAAACGCCGATAGCGCCCATTCCTGCGAATGTGGGACATCGCAGTCTGCACCGCGTTCAAGCCAAGAGCAACCCGGATCGGCTGCGACGCAGAATGATGAAGCGTCACGGCGTGGATGCTGAAGCCGCAGCCCAACAAATTCCGGACAGTGCGACGGAAACGCTGAAGCTTCCGTATGTGCAGATAAAAAGCCTCAGTTCAGGAAAACATTTCCGCTTGTTCTTCCATTTTGGCCCGGTGGAGGTGATGGCTCGAAGTGGTGTCTTTAATGCGTACGGCCTGAGCCGGGAGGCCACTGTCCCATGGTTTTGA
- a CDS encoding MATE family efflux transporter, which yields MDKGPAKQKRRSPCHCTLCFYSDAMLKALGHPRFSMIIMSLSVVINVLLTFFFVIGLGWGNTGASVATGVAFTIGLLISGCITFNPRQRLSMLKGRFRMPLLRRAVYNGSSEGVSEMAASVSILIINLTVVRLLGADGVAAFTAINYINFTGILLFLGISDGLIPVLSYNYGAGNYQRVRRLFRIAAIITMSIGAMVFIVLQVFGRHAILLFFDGSESQAFQIAVEGLQLFAFIFLFNGLNVLIIAYFTALGKAKISIIISAARGLVFVLIGVTVLPIFMGITGVWAAVPLAELLTLGVALMLIYRTHKKLV from the coding sequence ATGGACAAGGGACCGGCCAAGCAGAAGCGCCGTTCACCTTGCCACTGCACCCTATGCTTTTATTCCGACGCCATGTTGAAGGCACTAGGGCATCCCAGGTTTTCGATGATCATCATGTCGCTAAGCGTGGTGATCAATGTGCTACTTACCTTCTTCTTCGTGATCGGGCTGGGCTGGGGCAATACTGGGGCGAGCGTGGCCACCGGCGTCGCTTTCACCATCGGGTTGCTGATTTCTGGCTGTATTACCTTCAATCCCAGACAGCGGCTGTCGATGCTGAAAGGTCGTTTTCGCATGCCGCTCTTGCGACGTGCTGTTTACAACGGCTCATCCGAAGGCGTTTCGGAAATGGCGGCCTCGGTCAGCATCCTGATCATCAACCTCACCGTAGTTCGCCTCTTGGGGGCCGACGGAGTGGCCGCGTTCACTGCCATCAACTACATCAACTTCACGGGTATATTGCTGTTCCTCGGCATTTCGGATGGCCTGATTCCGGTGCTGAGCTACAATTACGGAGCTGGAAACTACCAGCGGGTCAGGAGGTTATTTCGTATTGCCGCGATAATCACCATGAGCATCGGGGCCATGGTGTTCATCGTGCTACAGGTGTTCGGGCGGCATGCGATCCTGTTGTTCTTCGATGGCAGCGAAAGCCAGGCATTCCAAATCGCAGTCGAAGGCTTGCAGCTCTTCGCTTTCATATTTCTGTTCAACGGACTCAACGTGCTGATTATTGCCTACTTTACCGCACTGGGCAAAGCGAAGATTTCAATCATCATTTCCGCAGCGCGCGGATTGGTCTTCGTGCTGATCGGCGTCACCGTGTTGCCAATATTCATGGGCATTACTGGTGTGTGGGCGGCAGTCCCGCTGGCGGAGTTGCTGACACTTGGAGTTGCACTCATGCTGATTTATAGGACACATAAAAAATT